The following nucleotide sequence is from Candidatus Polarisedimenticolia bacterium.
CTTCTACATCGTCGCCCTGTTCATCCTCGTCGACGCGCTGAAGGTCTACCTCGAGATCTGGAACCGGCCGGTGCGGCGTTCCTTCACCTCGGACCTGACCAAGGTCACGGCCCTGATTCCGACGCACAACGGCCGTATGGTCATCCGGGAGACGATCGAGGACCTCCTCCGCGCCGGATTGCCGCGCCATCAGATACTGGTCGTGGACGACGGCTCGACCGACGACACCTATCAGATTCTCGAGAGACTCGGCGTTCGCTTCTACCGCATCCCCAACATGGGAAAGGTCTCGGCGATCAATTTCGGCATCCACCGGGTGCAGACACCCCATGTCCTTTTGCTCGACGACGACACGCGCATCGGCGATGCGAAGATCCCGACCTCCCTCCTGGATCATTTCGACGCGGCGGCCTTCAACGTCGTGCCCGATCGGCGCGACCGGCACGGACCCAAGGGTTCGGGGCTGATCTCCTGCCTGCAGCGCTACGAGTATTGCAAGTCGATGGAGATCGGCCGCCGTTTCCAGGACGGGACGGCCAGCATCAGCTGCGTGTCGGGCGCCATCGGCCTGTTCAAGAAGGAGCGCCTGCAGGCGTTTCATCACAAGCACACCGGCGTGTTCCAGGGCGAGGACCTGCAGCGGACGATCATCGAGCTCTTGAACGAGGGGAACGTGGTGTTCGTGGACGAGACCGTCTGGACCGTGGTCCCGGACCGCATCGGCGCCCTGGCCCGGCAGCGGATACTCTACTGGTACCCGGCCCACTACCACCTCTTTTTCTCGTACGTGAAGCTTCTCTTCGGACGCCTGTCCCGCTGGAGGCTGCGCTACGAGATGATCTACAACGTGTTCGTGGTGGTCACGGACCCGTTCCGCTTCTGGTCCCTGCTGATGCTTTTTTACCTGAAGCAGTGGGAGGCGCTCGGCCTGATCTACGTGCTGTACCTGCTGCTCGAGCTGTACCCGTTCTTCATCATCCAGAAGAAGATCGACAGCGGCTACAAGTACCTGGTGCTGGCGCTGTACCCGGTGTTCGGGCTCGGCAACGCCGCCCTGCGGACGCTGTCCTGGTTCGTGTGGGCGTACAAGCGATTCGTCACCGGCGAGATGCGCCGGAAATCGGAGAAGGATCGGAAATGGACCGGCCCGAAGGAAGCGTAGGAATCGGAGGGGCCCCCGCCAGGAGCCCAGGAACCCGGGTCCTGGCATCGGCCCTGGCGTTCATGATGGCGTCCGCCGGACTGGCCCTCCCGGTCCGTGCCGCCGGCCCGGACGCCGCCGCGAAGCCCGGCTCCTCCTCCGCGCCCCCCAAGTCGAAGCGCGCGACTTTCCCGGTCAAGCCCCTGGGGACGATCATCCTGCAGTGGGACCACCTGGTCGACTCCGACGACACCACGTTCGAGGACTTCTGGGGATTCGTGTCGTACAAGCAGGCTCACGTGCAGGCCTGGTACGGCGATTTCACCAAGGGGGGCGAGGTCGGCGGGTACGTGAAGGACCGCCGCCGCTCCACCTACGCGGGCCTCTACAGGTACCGCAAGGACTTCGACCACGTCGTGCAGTTCGACACCGAGCAAATCTTGAAGAAGGGGTTCGTGGCGGCCGGCATGCTCCGCGGCATCCACGTGATCCCCGACATCATCACGGGGGACCGGAACATGGTCCAGGTCGGCGCCGGATTCGATTACTACTGGGGCGACTACAACTTCCTCTCGGTCCGGGCGATCAGCGACCCGCGGGAGGGGGGCAGGTGGTCGTT
It contains:
- a CDS encoding glycosyltransferase; this translates as MSFSGLELSPFFYIVALFILVDALKVYLEIWNRPVRRSFTSDLTKVTALIPTHNGRMVIRETIEDLLRAGLPRHQILVVDDGSTDDTYQILERLGVRFYRIPNMGKVSAINFGIHRVQTPHVLLLDDDTRIGDAKIPTSLLDHFDAAAFNVVPDRRDRHGPKGSGLISCLQRYEYCKSMEIGRRFQDGTASISCVSGAIGLFKKERLQAFHHKHTGVFQGEDLQRTIIELLNEGNVVFVDETVWTVVPDRIGALARQRILYWYPAHYHLFFSYVKLLFGRLSRWRLRYEMIYNVFVVVTDPFRFWSLLMLFYLKQWEALGLIYVLYLLLELYPFFIIQKKIDSGYKYLVLALYPVFGLGNAALRTLSWFVWAYKRFVTGEMRRKSEKDRKWTGPKEA